The Luteibacter flocculans genomic interval GCCAACGCTCTTCCTCGCTGTAGCCGCCGACGACCAGCAGGCGGACCGGCATGCGCTCAGAATCGCTCGAGCACGCCGGCAATCGTCGCCGTCATGAAGGTGGCGATGGACCCGCCGAGCACGGCACGCAGGCCGAGGCGCGCGAGATCGCCGCGACGGTTCGGTGCGAGGCCGCCGATGCCGCCGATCTGGATGGCGATCGAGGAGAAGTTGGCGAAACCGCAGAGGGCGTACGTGGCGATCAGCCGACTTTCCGGCAGCAGGTCGTTGAGGTGGCGCGCGAGGTCCGCATACGCCACGAACTCGTTGATCACCACTTTCTGACCGATGAAGCTGCCGACCAGCGTCGCATCCTGCCAGGGCACACCAATGAGCCACGCGACGGGAGCCAGTACCCAGCCGAAGATCGTTTCCAGGCTGAGCGCCACCGGATGTCCGGTGCTCGCGGTCAGCCACGCATTGATGCTGTGCTCGCCACCGAGGGTGCCGACCCACTGCACCGGACCGTTGATGAGTGCGATCAGGGCGATGAAGGCGAGCAGCATCGCGCCGACGTTCATCGCGAGCTTGAGACCGTCGCCTGCGCCGGTGGCAGCAGCGTCGATCACGTTGGCGGTGGTCTTCTCCACCTCGATCTTCACGGTGCCGCGGGTGAGCGGTTCCTGCGTTTCGGGCACGAGGATCTTCGCCAGCACCATGGTGGCCGGCGCGGCCATCACGCTCGCCGTGAGCAGGTGCTTGGCGTAGAACATGCGCTGCGCCGGGTCGTCGCCACCGAGCATCGACACGTAGGCCGCCATCACCGAACCGGCGATGTGCGCCATGCCGCCGATCATCACGGTCATCAACTCGGCCTGGGTCATCCGCTCGATGTACGGCTTGATCGTGAGTGGTGCCTCGGTCTGGCCGATGAACACGCTGGCGCAGACGCTGGTGGTTTCCGCACCCGAGACGCGCATGACCTTGGTGATGACCCAGGCCATGCCCTTGACGATCTGCTGCATCACGCCGAGGTGATAGAGCACGCCGGTGAGCGAGGCGAAGAACACGATGGTCGGCAGCACCTTCACGGCGAAGATCACGCCGAACTTCTCGCTGTCGAGCAGGCTGCCGAAGATGAAGCGCGAACCCACGTCCACGTAGTCGAGCAGACGCACGAAGCCGGTGGCGATGGCGTCGAAGACGTCGCGACCGAGAGGCACCTTCAACACGACCGCCGCGAACACGATCTGCAGGCCGACGCCGGTGGCGACGAGCTTCCAGTCGACCACGCGCTTGTTGTTGGAGAAACAGAAAGCGATGGCGACGAGCACCACCAAACCGAACAGGCCAAAAAGGACGTGGCCCAGCAGACCCAGCATCGTGACTTACCCCTTCGAAGGCCGGGGGTAAGCCCCGTGACCGCTTTAAAAAACGCGAGGTTACGGGACGCTGGCGCGTGGGGCAAGGCGCGCCGCGACACGGGGCGACCGCCGACGGCGCCGAGCGCATGCGCAAACGACGCTTCCGCCGCCGCCACGGCAGGATTACCCTGGCGCGATGAACCTCATGCTCACCGTCGCACTGGTCCAGATCGTGGCGCTCATCACCCCGGGTCCGGACTTCTTCTTCGTTTCGCAGCTTGCTGCCAGCCGTTCGCGCCGGGAGGCGCTGGCGGGCGTGCTGGGCATCGCGCTGGGGGTGGCCGCCTGGGCCGCGCTGGCGCTGCTCGGGCTGCAGATCCTCCTGCACCGCCTGGCGTGGTTGCAGCGAGGCATCGCCATCGCCGGTGGCGCGTATCTGTGCTGGATGGGCTTTCAGATGCTGCGGGCCGCGTGGAAGGCCAAGCCGGACGCGGCGGCACCCGTCGTGGACGTGCGTCAGTCGAGCCCTTGGCGTGCGCTGGTTCGCGGACTGGCAACCAATCTGGCAAATCCGAAGGCGGCGGTCTATTTCGCCTCGATCTTCTCTGCCTTCGTGGGCGAAGGTATGTCCGCGGCCACGCGCTGGGGGCTATGGGCGATGGTTACCGCCGAGACCTTCGCCTGGTTTGCGTTGGTGGCGGCCATCTTCGCCTTGCCGGCAATGCGCCGCGGCTACGTGCGGGCGAGCCGCTGGATCGACGGCGGGGCCGGCGCGATCTTTACCTTGTTCGGCCTGCACCTGATCTTCGGACGGCGCACCGCTTAGCCGCTCAGTCCTTTTCCAGGTTCCTTGTCACCTGCGCGAGGCTTTCGGCCAGCACGGCGGGCTGATCCACACCTTCCAGCGCCGCGCGTGCCAGGTCGGCCACCAGCGCGCGGACCCGCTCGGCCATGCGCTTGCCGGCGGGCGTCAGCACGATGTCGACCAGGCGTCGGTCCGCCTCGTTCCGATCGCGCCGCATCAGGCCACGCTCGATGCCGGCATCCACCGCATGGGTAACCGTGCTCGCGTTCACGCCGCAGGCGGCCGCGAGTTCCGTGGAGATCATGCTGCCGTGGACGGCGAGCAGGAGCAGCATGTCGCTCTGCAGTGCGGTAAGGCCGAACTCGCGCTGGGCGCGCCGACCCACGGCATCGCGCAGGCGCGAACCGGCCAACATGAGATCCCTGCCCAGGCAGAGAGCGGAGGGCGTGCCGTCGTCCTTGGTCATGTCAGTCCGTAGCGCGCCGCCATGCGCCGGGCGGCATGCCGACCGTGCGGGTGAACACGCGGGTGAAGTGGCTCTGCTCGGCAAAACCGCAGGCAAGCGCGATATCGGCCAGCGAAAGCTGGGTGTCGCGGAGAAGTTGACGCGAGCGTTCGATGCGTCGGTCCAGCAGCCAGCGGTGCGGCGGCTTGCCCGTGCTGCGGCGGAACGCGCGCGAGAAGTGATTGACCGACAACCCGCAGACGTCGGCGACGGCAGAGACGGGGAAGGACTGGTCCAGGCGCTCGTCCATGAAGGCAATGGCGCGCCGTTCCTGCCAGGTCGCCAGGCCGCCGCGCGGCGTACCGGCATCGTCGCGCGCGGACGGCGCGCCGAGGATGGCCCGCAAGGCCAGGGCCACATGTGCCAGGAGCGGGGTATTGGGCGCCTCGGCGCGCAGGCTGTCGAACAGCACCTGGGCCAGGGTCCGCACAGCGGGCGGATGCGGCGTATCGATATCGCCCTCGACCGGCCGGCGGAACAGGATCGCGCCCGCGCCGACGGCGTCTGCCGGACAGGCGGCGCGGTAGACCAGCAGCAGATCGCCCGCATCCCCATCGACGAGGATCTCGGTCAGTTGCGCCCGGCCGCGCAGATCGTCGAGCAGGCTCGCGCCACCGTGCCGACCGCCACGGTCGACCGCCGCCGAACGCTGGGCGAGATCGACGAAGACGGTGGGCAGGTCCTGGCGGCACGGGCTGCAGGCGTGTTCGGCGCGGTACATGAGGCCGATCCTTTCGAGGTATCGGAGAGCGACACAAGCATTGCGCGTGCAAGGATCGGTCACTACCCCCTTTCGGGGGATTTCCCCTCACTCGTGTCAATTTCCTGACGGTCGAGGATGTAACCCAGCCCGCCCTCGCGGAACCAGCGGTATCCATACGGTTCCAGCAGGATGCGATGGCGCCCGCGCGCGTCGGGCTCGCTGTGCTCGTCCGAGAGGACATTGGTGAGGCGCTGGCGCAGGGAAAAGTCCGCTTCCGTCGGCGCGTCGGACAGGTTGTGCAGGAACAGCGTGGTGTTGCCGCGCCAGGTGTAGCGCATCATCAGTACGGCGTTGTCATCCAGCGGCAGTACCTCGAAATCGCCCCAGGCGACCTCGGGGATTTCCTTGCGCATGCGGATCACGCGTTCCATCCAGTTGAGCAGGGAGGACGGATCGCGGCGTTGCTCCGCGACGTTGACGTGCGGATAGCCGAAGGGGCCGTCCGAGATCACCGTCGCGCCGCCGCGGCGCGAACGGGTGAAGCCGCCGTACGGTTCCGTGGACCATTGCATCGGCGTGCGCGCGCATTCGCGTTCGGGCAACGAGAGATCGTCGCCCATGCCTATCTCGTCGCCGTAGCGCAGCACCGGCGTGCCAGGCAGGGTGAGCATGAGGCTGTAGGCCAGTTCCAGGCGCCGCCGGTCGTTGCGCAGCATCGGCGCGAGACGACGACGGATGCCTCGGTCATAGAGCTGCATGTCCTTGTCCGGCCCGAACGCCGCGAATACGCGCTCGCGCTGGGCGGGGGTCAGGCGGCCGAGATCCAGTTCGTCGTGGTTGCGCAGGAACAGGGCCCATTGCGCCGTGGCGGGGCGGGGTCGCGTCTTCTGCAGCGCTTTGGCGAGCGAGCGCACGTCAGCGCTGGCCAGGGCGTAGAACAGATGCTGGTTCACCTGGAAGTTGAACATCATTTGCAGGCGGTCGCCGTCGGAGCCGAAATACTTCATGTCGTCGCGCGGCAGCACGTTGGCTTCGGCAAGGATGATCGCGTCGCCCTTCCGCCATTGCAGCAGTTCGCGGAACGACCGCAGCATGTCGAACTGCTCTTTCGGCGTTTTCACGTCGGCACCCTTGGTCGCGATGACGAAGGGCACGGCATCCATGCGGAAGCCCGAGACGCCCAGTTGCGTCCAGAAACCCATGATCTTCAGAATTTCCGCCTGCACGTGCGGGTTGGCGGTGTCGAGATCGGGCTGGAAGTCGTAGAAGCGGTGGAAGTACCACGCCTTGGCGGTCTTTTCGTACGTCCATGTGCTTTTCTGCACCCCCGGAAAGACCACGCCCTTGCTGGCGTTGGCGGGGCGCGTCTTGGACCAGACGTACCAGTCGCGGTACTTGGACGACGGATCGCGACAGGCGTCACGGAACCAGGGATGGCGATCCGAGGTATGGTTCACCACCAGATCGATCATCACCCGCATGCCACGCTGGGAGGCGGCGTGGGTGAACTCGACGAAGTCGCCGAGGGTGCCGTAGCGGGGATCGACGTTGTAGTAGTCGGCGATGTCGTAGCCGCCGTCCCGGCCTGGGGAGGTCTGGAACGGCATCAGCCATACCGCGGTGACACCGAGGCCCTGGAGATAATCCAGGCGGCGGACCAGTCCCTGGAAATCGCCCACGCCATCGCCGTTGGCGTCCTGGAAACTGCCGACGGAAAGGCAATAGACGATGGCATTCTTGTACCAGAGGTCGTTGATCATGACGGCGGTCCGGCGCAGGAAGGAACCCGAGCCTAGGTCAGCGTATGTGAAGGCGTTTCGTACACGTTACCGGGGCAAGACTGGCTGGAAGGCTCGAGACGAGGAGAGCGTGTGGACGGTTCGTGGTGGCGAGACGGCGTCGTGTATCAGGTGTATCCGCGTTCGTTCGCCGACGCGAATGGCGACGGCATCGGCGATCTGGAAGGGATTCGCGGCAAGTTGCCGTACCTCGCCGAACTCGGGGTCGATGCACTCTGGATATCGCCCATCTATCCCTCGCCCATGGCGGATTTCGGCTATGACGTGAGCGACTACCGCGGCATCGATCCGCTGTTCGGCGACATCGGCACGCTGGATGCCTTGATCGCCGACGCGCATGCGCTGGGACTGAAGGTGATCCTCGACTTCGTGCCCAATCACAGCTCCGACGAACATCCGTGGTTTCGCGAGAGCCGGCGATCGCGCGACAGCGCCTATCGCGATTGGTACATCTGGCGCGACCCCGCGCCCGACGGCGGTCCACCGAACAACTGGCTGTCCAATTTCGGCGGCAGCGCATGGACCTTCGACGCCGCGACGGGTCAGTACTACCTGCATCTGTTTCTCGACAAGCAGCCGGACCTCAATTGGCGCCATCCGCCGCTGCGCGAGGCCATGTACGAGTCGATGCGCTTCTGGCTGCGCCGCGGCGTGGACGGTTTTCGCGTGGACGTGATCTATCACGTCATGAAGGACGCTGCCTTTCGAGACAACCCGCCCAACCCGGATTTCCGCCAGGGCATCGATGCCGACGCGCATCGCTTCCTTCCCGTGCATACGGCCGACCTGCCCGAGACGCAGGGGGTGGTCGCCGCGATGCGCGACGTGGTGGACGAATTTCCGGGCCGCGTGCTGATCGGCGAGTTGTACCTGCCGCTGGATCGCCTCGTCGTCTATTACGGCGAGAACCTCAGCGGAGCACATCTGCCATTCAATTTCCTGCTCATCGGCACGCCGTGGGACGCGCGCTCCATCGGCGATCTGATCAAACGCTACGAGGCGGCGCTGCCGCCGGGCGGATGGCCGAACTGGGTGCTCGGCAACCATGACAAGCCGCGTATCGCGTCGCGCGTCGGCGCGGCGCAGGCTCGCGTGGCCGCCATGTTGCTTCTTACCCTGCGCGGTACGCCGACGATGTACTACGGCGACGAGATCGGCATGCGCGACGTGCCGATTCCCTTCGACGAAGTACGCGATCCGTTCGAGCTCAACGAGCCGCACAAAGGTCTTGGTCGCGATCCGCAGCGCACGCCGATGCGCTGGTTTCCCCGGTCGGGTGCAGGTTTCACGCGCAGTACGCCGTGGCTGCGGATCGGTGACGACGTGGATACCTGCAACGTCGCTACGCAGGCAGACGATCCACGCTCGATGCTCTCGCTGTACAAGGCGCTGCTGCGCCTGCGTCGCGACACACCGGCACTGCATGGTGGCGACGTCACCGTGTTGGCAGCGAGCGATGCGGTACTGGCCTATGAGCGCCGCAGCGCGGGTGATCGCAGGATCGTGGTGCTCAATCTCACCGACGCACCGGCAGCGTTGCCTCTGCCGGAACCGACGGGGGTCGTGTTGCTCTCGACCCACGGCGATGAGGTCCGTGGTGAGTTGCGCCCGAACGAGGCCCGGATCTATCGGGCGTCGTGACGATCAGAATGCCCAGCGGAGCAGGGCAGCCAGCAGTGCGAGCACCACGGCCGCGATGACGATATGGCGCAGGTACGCGCCCCCGGATGCGCCGCCGCCGTCGTAGCTGGCGTCGTCGTAGTCGTGCGACGCGTCGCGTGGATGGCGGACGAAGGGAAGGCGGAATCGTTTCTTGGGTCGGGACATGCGCGTCATGCTGTGGCGGCCGGTGTGTGGTGGAGGTCAAGAGTCATCGCGGGCCACGTCATGCGCTGACCCGCGAGGTGTTCTTCAGCTCTTCCAGGATCTCCGGGCCGCGCAGATCGATATGGTCGAGGTTGTTGACGTAGAAACGCACGAACGGGTTCTCGGCGTCCTTCGGCATCCAGGGCTTCGCCCAGACGAAGGCGACGCAATAGCCGTCCGTTTCCGCGATCAGCTTGTCCAGCCGTGCACGCAGGAGCTTGCGCACGGGATAGGCCTCGATGTCCTTGGCCGCGAGGGTGATCGTGGGGCGCAGTTCGGCGTCGCCATGACGGAACGGTCGCGAGAAACGCAGGTAGTAACCGCCGTCCTTGGTAGCGCGCAGGTTCGCGGTGCCCCACCAGACGGCGCGGGTGCCGAGCAGGTCGGCCACCTTCTGCCGGTAGACGTTGCGGAACAGGGCTTCGTAAGTGGTGGTTTCGCCGCCGATCTCGACCGTGGCCTCGGCGAGATCCTTGTCGCGGCGGTGCTCCAGAAACTTCTGGACCAGCGACGACAGCCGATAATAGTGGCTGGCGCGCGGTCTCGGCGCGGACGGCGAGGCGGACGCAGGGCGTCGCGCCGCGACGTTCGCCGGTGACGTGGTCGACGCAGGTTCCCGATGACGGAAATGACCGGGCGGGCGCTCTGCCTCGAAGACGTCTGCCTGCTTTTGCGTGGCCTTCTCGCCACGGGCATGCACGACCTCGCAGGTTGGCGCGTGGTCTTCCAGTCGGTATGAACGGAAATACGGCCGAATCCGCAGGTTCTGTTCCGGCTTGTCGAGGCAGGCGCAGATCAGCGGCGCGTGGCAGCCGGTGCCCACGCAGGCGAAGCGGGCGTCACGGCCGAGCAGGTCGGCCCAGTAGAGTTCGTAGGCGCGCTCGGCGGTCAGTCGTTCGCCGTCGCGCTCGGGGGTGACCGCTTCTTCGATCGACACGGGTGCTTCCGGGCATTCGCGATAGCGGCACTGTACTTCAGTAGGAACCGAAACCGCGCGCCGTCTCCGTGCCCAGGTCGCAGGTCACACCGCGCAGGAAGGCCAGTACGTCCTCGTAGCGGCCCGCCGCCACCAGCGTCTCGGCCGTAAGCATATGCAGGCCGACGATGGGGTCGTCGCGGTACCAGGCGATACGCGCACCCTCGTCAGGCTCGATGCGGGCGGCCTCTCGCAGCACCTGCCATGCATGCGACTTGCGCACAGCGCTTTCATGGTTTGCGCGGAAATCGACAATTCGGGCATATCGCATGGCGGATAACCTCGTTATGGCGGCGGTGGTCTGCCCACACACATGACCTAGACGGTGTCGCGACTATTTTTCCCTACCAACCTTTCCCTGGAGTTCCTCCCCATGGCCAATGTTCTGGTTCTCTACTACTCGTCCTACGGACACATCGAGACCATGGCCCAGGCCGTGGCCGAAGGGGCCCGCGAGGCGGGCGCCAAAGTCGACATCAGGCGCGTGGCGGAACTGGTGCCGGACGACGTGGCGCGCAGTTCGCACTTCAAGCTGGACCAGTCCGCTCCCATCGCCAAGGTCGACGACCTGCCCAACTACGACGCCATCATCGTCGGCGTCGGTACGCGCTATGGCCGTATGGCCTCGCAGATGGCTCATTTCCTTGACCAGACCGGGTCGCTGTGGGCGAAAGGTGCCTTGAACGGCAAGGTCGGCGGTGCCTTTTCTTCCACGGCCACCCAGCACGGCGGTCAGGAAACCACGTTGTTCTCCATCATCACCAACCTGCTGCATCTGGGGATGATTCCGGTGGGCCTGCCTTATAGCTTCCAGGGCCAGATGAAACTCGACGAAGTCACCGGCGGCAGCCCCTACGGCGCCACGACCATCACCGGCGGCGATGGATCCAGGCAGCCCAGCGAGAACGAGCTGGCGGGCGCGCGCTTCCAGGGCCGGCACATTGCCGAGGTCGCCACCAAACTCTTCGGTTAGGCCTCCTGCCAGCGGGCACGCCGCCAGTGGCTGGGGCTCTGCCCCACCAGGCGGCGGAACAGGTTGCACAGGTGCGCCTGGTCGGAAAGTCCGCAGGCCAGCGCGATCTGGCTCAGCGGTTCACGGGTCTGCAGCATCAGCGACTGCGCGCGCTCGACCCGGCGCCGCATGATGTACGCGTGCGGCGGATCGCCGAAGCTGTCCTTGAAGGCACGGCAGAAGTAGCTGCTCGACAGGCCGGCGATGGCCGCCAACTGGTCGATGGTGATCGGGAACCCGAGGTTCTCCTCGACGTGCGCGGCGACACGGCGAGCCTGCCAGGGGGCGAGCCCCGCACCCGTGCGACGGCGGGGCGCGACGGCGGGGGCGCTTTCGCGTTCCAGCAGGGCGGCCACGCGGGCCACGCAGGCACGGGTCGTGGCGAGGTCGGTCTCGGCGGCCGTCAGGGCCTGTTCCAGCAGTCGGGTGACACTCGACTCGGTTTCAGCGGCGGCGAGGGTGAAGGTCGCCATGCCATGCATGACGTCGGGGGCACGCGTGCCTCCCGTTGCGGCAAAAGCGCTGGTTTCGTATCGCATCTGCGTGTGCTCCATGGCGGCGGCTCATGGGCGGGACTGCCCATGCGAGCAGCCTATGCGCGATGCGAAAGCGACTGAATTCTACATACGGTCGGGGCCGTCCATACCAAAGGATGAGTGGGCGTCCCGTGGATTTCTTGTAGCGCCTGTGCCGTAACGGTCAAAAACCATCACCGGCGTGCAAGACTCTCGCCGCGGCAATCCGAAACACTTCAGGCCAATTCCTCCAAGACGCCACGGTCCCGGTGCCTCCGATGTCACGATTCCGGCCTCTCCACAGCCATGCCTACGCCCCGGTCGCCCGGCCGCGCCGGCTCGTGGCGGGCGTGCTGATGGCAGCGGGTACCTTGCTGGCGCTGGGGGTGTTCCTGGTCGATACCTTCACCCCGCTGCAAAGTGCCGTGGCGGTGGTCTACGTGGTCGTCGTGCTGCTGGTGGCCGCCAGCGGCAGCCGCCGTGCCATCCTCGGCGCGACGATCGGCTGCCTGGTACTGACCGCGGTGGCCTACCTTCGTGGACACGGGTGGCCGGAAGTGGACGCCTCCATGCTGCGTTGCGCCGTGAGCCTCGGGGCGATCGGCATCACCGGCGTCCTCGCCCTGCGCAACCACGAGCGCATGTTGACGATCGCCGGGCAGGCCCGGCTGATCGAGCTGACTCACGACTCGATCTTCGTGCGCGACATGGACGATGTGATCGTGCTCTGGAATGGTGGCGCGGAACAACTCTATGGCTGGACCGCCCACGAGGCGCTCGGCCGCCGTGCGGGCGACCTCCTGGGCACGGCGTTCCCTGGCGAGCGGGGCGAGGCGGATATCGCGCTGTTCGGCGCCGGCCGCTGGGAGGGCGAGGTCTTCCAGCGTCATCGGGATGGCCGCATCGTGATCGTGGAGGCGCGCTGCGCGCTCCTGCGCGACGAGTACGGCAGGGCCCGAGTCATCCTCGAAGCCGGCACGGACGTGACTGAGCGCCGTGCGGCCACCGCCGCGCTGGCGGACAGCGAGCGCCGCTACCGCAGCATGTTCGAAACTGCGCGCGTCTCCTTCTGGGAGGAAGACTATTCGCTGGTGATGGATCGGGTGGACGCCCTGCGCGCGCAGGGCATGACCGATTTCGCCGCCTACATCGAGGCGCACCCCGAGTTCGTCACGGAGGCCTGCTCGCTCACCCAGGTGACCGATGTGAACGAGGCCGCCGTGCGCATGCTTGGCGCGCGCTGCCGTGAGGACCTGATCGGCCCCCTCGACCGGCTGCTGCCGGGGTCCGAGCGCACCTTCGCCCGTGTGCTGCTGAAGATCGTCGACGGCAGTGGCGTGGCCGAGGGCGAAACCTATCTCTACAACCTGTGCGGCGAGCGCCTGACGGTGCTGTTCGCGCTGAACATGCCGCTGGGGCCCGCGCGCTACGACCGCGTGCTCGTCAGTGTGGTGGACATCACCGAGCGCAAGCGCACCGAGCGCGCAGTGATCGCGATGCAGGCGGAGTTGGCGCAGGCAGCACGCGTTACGGCGCTGGGCGAAATGAGCGCATCCATTGCCCATGAGGTAAACCAGCCGCTGGCGGCGATCGTGACGCATGGCGAGGCCAGCCTGCGCTGGTTGCGCCGGCCGGAGCCGAACATCGACGAAGCGTGCATCGCGATCGAGCGGGTGGTGCGCGACGCGCGCCGCGCCAGCGAAGTGGTGCATCGCGTGCGCAGCCTCGCCAGCAAGGAGCCGCGCCAGCACGTGCGCTTCGACCTCGCTGCGCTGGTGGAGGAGTGTGCGCAGCTTCTCGACGGCGAAATCGCCCTGCATCGGATCGTGTTGCGCGTGGACGTCGGCCGCGACGCGCCCGCGCCTCGCGGCGATCGCGTCCAATTGCAGCAAGTGGTGGTTAACCTCATGGCGAATGCCGTGCGCGCCATGTCGACCGTCAGCGGGCCGCGGCATCTCGTGGTACGGGCGCGCGCCGATGCCAGCGACGGTCTGCTCGTAGAGGTCGAGGACAGCGGCACCGGCATTCCCGAACACATCGCGCCACACCTCTTCGATGCCTTCGTCACGACACGCGGCGAGGGCATGGGCATGGGGTTGGCGATCTGTCGTTCCACGGTCGAGTCCCACGGAGGCAGGCTTTGGGCGACCAATCGACCTGGCGGCGGGGCTACGTTTCATTTCACGCTGCCACTGGCAGAGGCCGCGGAGGCCCACGCATGAATCGCCTTCCCAGCGTGGCTGTCACGCGTGCCCCGATCGTCTGCGTGGTGGATGACGACGCTTCCGTTCGCGAGGCGCTGGCCTCGTTGTTCCGCTCGGTAGGTCTGGAGGTCGCGACCTTTGGCAGCGCAGCCGATTTCCTCGCTCGCGAGCACGCCGATGCGCCGGGCTGTCTCGTTCTGGACGTGCGCCTGCCTGGCGTGAGCGGGCTCGATTTCCAGGCGCAGCTCGCCGCGATGGATAACCGCCTCCCGATCATCTTCATGACCGGGCACGGAGACATCCCCATGTCGGTCCGCGCCATGAAGGCGGGCGCCATCGATTTTCTCGCCAAGCCGTTCCGCGATCAGGACATGCTCGACGCCGTGTCCAGCGCCATCGAACGTGACGCGGCCAATCGCCGAGGCGCGGAGGCCATGGACACCCTGCGTGCCGCCTATGGCTCGCTCACCCCGCGGGAACGCGAGGTGATGGCACACGTGACCGCCGGGTTGATGAACAAGCAGGTCGGCGGTCTGCTGGGCTTGTCGGAGATCACGGTGAAGATTCACCGCGGCAACGTAATGCGCAAAATGGGCGCGAAATCGCTGGCGGAGCTGGTGAAACAGGCGGAAGCACTCGGCATCGGCCCCTGAACGGAGGGCGACCGCACACTTCCGTATGATTCCAAGCGAGGCCTCGTCGGCGCACTGTAAGGGTCGAACGGGGCGAGCAGGTGCCCGACGAGGAATCAAGGTTGGCCGCTAACAGGATCGTGGCGATCGTGGACGACGATGAAGCCGTGCGGACGGCCACCGTCAGTTTGGTGCGGTCGCTGGGATATGAGGTGCGAAGCTACGCTTCCGCCGAAGCTTTCCTCCGCGACGATGACGAACAGGTCGATTGCCTGGTCACCGACGTGCAGATGCCGGGGCTGGATGGCACGGCGCTACAGCGCCGCTTGCGCCATC includes:
- a CDS encoding response regulator transcription factor produces the protein MNRLPSVAVTRAPIVCVVDDDASVREALASLFRSVGLEVATFGSAADFLAREHADAPGCLVLDVRLPGVSGLDFQAQLAAMDNRLPIIFMTGHGDIPMSVRAMKAGAIDFLAKPFRDQDMLDAVSSAIERDAANRRGAEAMDTLRAAYGSLTPREREVMAHVTAGLMNKQVGGLLGLSEITVKIHRGNVMRKMGAKSLAELVKQAEALGIGP
- a CDS encoding response regulator transcription factor gives rise to the protein MDDDEAVRTATVSLVRSLGYEVRSYASAEAFLRDDDEQVDCLVTDVQMPGLDGTALQRRLRHLGRRYPVVFVTAFPDDSVRERAIADGAFCYLGKPFSGDEFITCLERALAGGTR
- a CDS encoding PAS domain-containing sensor histidine kinase codes for the protein MSRFRPLHSHAYAPVARPRRLVAGVLMAAGTLLALGVFLVDTFTPLQSAVAVVYVVVVLLVAASGSRRAILGATIGCLVLTAVAYLRGHGWPEVDASMLRCAVSLGAIGITGVLALRNHERMLTIAGQARLIELTHDSIFVRDMDDVIVLWNGGAEQLYGWTAHEALGRRAGDLLGTAFPGERGEADIALFGAGRWEGEVFQRHRDGRIVIVEARCALLRDEYGRARVILEAGTDVTERRAATAALADSERRYRSMFETARVSFWEEDYSLVMDRVDALRAQGMTDFAAYIEAHPEFVTEACSLTQVTDVNEAAVRMLGARCREDLIGPLDRLLPGSERTFARVLLKIVDGSGVAEGETYLYNLCGERLTVLFALNMPLGPARYDRVLVSVVDITERKRTERAVIAMQAELAQAARVTALGEMSASIAHEVNQPLAAIVTHGEASLRWLRRPEPNIDEACIAIERVVRDARRASEVVHRVRSLASKEPRQHVRFDLAALVEECAQLLDGEIALHRIVLRVDVGRDAPAPRGDRVQLQQVVVNLMANAVRAMSTVSGPRHLVVRARADASDGLLVEVEDSGTGIPEHIAPHLFDAFVTTRGEGMGMGLAICRSTVESHGGRLWATNRPGGGATFHFTLPLAEAAEAHA